The Triticum aestivum cultivar Chinese Spring chromosome 3A, IWGSC CS RefSeq v2.1, whole genome shotgun sequence genome includes a region encoding these proteins:
- the LOC123061773 gene encoding farnesyl pyrophosphate synthase (The sequence of the model RefSeq protein was modified relative to this genomic sequence to represent the inferred CDS: added 81 bases not found in genome assembly), translating into MAAAAVALSNGSGGDSKAEFAEIYSRLKEEMLEDPAFEFTDESLQWIDRMLDYNVLGGKCNRGLSVIDSYKTLKGVDVLRKEETFLACTLGWCIEWLQAYFLVLDDIMDNSQTRRGQPCWFRVPQVGLIAVNDGIILRNHISRILQRHFRGKPYYVDLIDLFNEVEFKTASGQLLDLITTHEGEKDLTKYNLNVHRRIVQYKTAYYSFYLPVACALLLSGENLDNFGDVKNILVEMGTYFQVQDDYLDCFGDPESIGKIGTDIEDYKCSWLVVQALEHADESQKGILLENYGKSDPESVAKVKDLYKELDLETAFHKYERESYNKLIADIEAQPSKAVQKVLMSFLEKIYKRQK; encoded by the exons atggcggcggcggcggtggcgttgtcGAACGGCTCCGGTGGCGACTCCAAGGCCGAGTTCGCGGAA ATGCTGGATTACAATGTCCTAGGAGGAAAGTGCAACCGTGGGCTCTCTGTCATCGATAGCTACAAGACATTGAAAGGTGTagatgttttgaggaaggaggaGACATTTCTTGCCTGCACCCTTGGTTGGTGTATTGAATGG CTTCAAGCATATTTTCTTGTGCTTGATGATATCATGGACAACTCCCAGACACGACGGGGCCAGCCTTGCTGGTTTAGGGTGCCTCAG GTTGGCCTTATTGCTGTAAACGATGGGATTATCCTTCGCAACCATATTTCACGGATCCTTCAACGCCACTTCAGAGGAAAACCGTATTATGTTGATCTCATTGATTTGTTCAATGAG GTTGAATTCAAGACAGCTTCAGGGCAGTTGTTGGATCTTATCACTACTCACGAGGGAGAAAAGGATCTCACAAAATATAACTTGAATGT TCACCGGCGCATTGTGCAATACAAGACAGCGTACTATTCATTTTATCTTCCG GTTGCATGTGCATTGCTGCTGTCGGGTGAGAATTTGGATAACTTCGGCGATGTAAAGAACATTCTTGTTGAAATGGGAACATACTTTCAAGTTCAG GATGATTATCTAGATTGTTTTGGAGATCCTGAATCTATTGGCAAG ATTGGAACTGACATTGAAGACTACAAGTGTTCCTGGTTAGTTGTGCAAGCTCTTGAGCATGCAGATGAGAGCCAAAAGGGCATTCTACTT GAAAATTATGGGAAGTCAGATCCAGAGTCTGTTGCAAAAGTGAAGGATCTGTATAAAGAACTTGATCTGGAG ACGGCATTTCACAAGTATGAGCGGGAGAGCTACAATAAGCTGATCGCCGACATCGAGGCCCAGCCAAGCAAAGCTGTTCAGAAAGTTTTGATGTCTTTCCTGGAGAAGATCTACAAGAGGCAGAAGTAG